The Thiothrix subterranea genome has a segment encoding these proteins:
- a CDS encoding DMT family transporter: MRSTRWQHNLALLTLFYSATLWGLFWYPFRLLDDLGVGGLLATCIAYTLPTLIIGWYYAKGLWQVRSQWFWLLILAITSGWSNVGYVLGALDGEIMRVLLLFYLSPLWTVVFARVFLHERLNRVGWSVIVLSLWGAVIMLWQPDGRLPLPSNQAEWLGLSAGVTFALSIVAGRYLGVEVSEGVKTLSVWLGVSVLTGLGLLLMPHSGGLQVFSTSALVLLLGLAVLVGSVTYAVQYGIARVPASQSNVIFLFELVVAAIAAYWLTQERMDWNEWVGAILILASSLFSGQMQATTLVKETSLPSTPLD, encoded by the coding sequence ATGCGTTCAACTCGCTGGCAACACAATCTCGCCTTGCTCACGTTATTCTACTCCGCCACCTTGTGGGGCTTGTTTTGGTATCCATTCCGCTTATTGGATGACCTAGGGGTAGGTGGATTACTCGCTACTTGTATTGCGTATACCTTGCCCACGTTGATCATTGGCTGGTATTACGCCAAAGGGCTATGGCAAGTGCGCAGCCAGTGGTTTTGGCTGCTGATCTTGGCGATCACTTCCGGCTGGAGCAACGTCGGTTACGTATTGGGCGCATTAGACGGCGAAATCATGCGTGTCTTGCTGCTGTTTTACCTATCACCGTTATGGACGGTGGTATTCGCCCGCGTTTTTCTGCATGAACGTTTGAACCGTGTGGGGTGGTCAGTCATTGTGCTGTCGTTGTGGGGGGCAGTCATTATGTTGTGGCAACCCGATGGGCGTTTACCGCTGCCGAGTAATCAGGCGGAATGGTTGGGCTTATCCGCTGGTGTCACCTTTGCGTTGAGTATTGTCGCCGGTCGTTATCTGGGCGTAGAAGTCAGCGAAGGCGTGAAAACCTTAAGCGTATGGCTGGGGGTGAGCGTCTTGACAGGGTTGGGTTTGCTGCTCATGCCGCATAGCGGTGGCTTGCAAGTATTTTCAACATCAGCGCTGGTTTTGTTACTGGGTTTGGCGGTGTTGGTGGGGAGTGTCACTTATGCGGTGCAATACGGCATTGCGCGAGTGCCAGCCAGCCAATCCAACGTCATTTTCCTGTTTGAACTGGTGGTGGCGGCGATTGCAGCCTATTGGTTAACTCAAGAGCGCATGGATTGGAATGAATGGGTCGGCGCAATCCTAATTCTCGCCTCCAGTCTGTTTTCGGGGCAGATGCAAGCCACCACGCTGGTCAAGGAAACGTCACTACCGTCCACCCCTCTGGATTGA
- a CDS encoding vWA domain-containing protein, translating into MNNDLILKYEELTDNPTARVPICLVLDVSGSMSGEPIRELENGVSMFFDAIKDDDIAQDSADISIVTFGSQVQVALDFASIHRQVIPNLIASGTTPLGEAVSMAISILEDRKSQYRKTGVDYYQPWLVIMTDGSPTDDISNASQRACTLESEKKLVIFPIGIGNSADLTQLSKFSGKRPALKLKGMNFKEFFQWLSQSVSRVSQSTVGDSVKLDTDGIKSWGEI; encoded by the coding sequence ATGAATAACGATCTAATTTTAAAATATGAAGAACTTACCGACAATCCAACAGCAAGAGTTCCTATTTGCTTAGTTCTGGATGTTAGTGGATCAATGTCAGGGGAGCCCATCAGAGAATTAGAAAATGGTGTTTCCATGTTTTTTGATGCGATAAAAGATGATGACATTGCACAAGATTCTGCTGATATATCTATTGTCACATTTGGCTCACAAGTTCAAGTAGCTTTAGATTTTGCTTCTATTCATAGACAAGTTATTCCCAATTTAATTGCAAGTGGGACTACACCTTTAGGAGAAGCTGTTTCAATGGCGATAAGTATACTTGAAGATCGAAAATCACAATATAGAAAAACAGGCGTAGATTACTATCAACCTTGGTTAGTAATTATGACTGATGGTTCTCCCACAGATGATATAAGCAATGCAAGTCAACGAGCATGTACATTAGAATCCGAGAAGAAATTAGTTATATTCCCTATTGGAATTGGCAATTCTGCTGATCTTACTCAACTTTCAAAATTTTCTGGCAAAAGACCCGCATTAAAACTTAAGGGAATGAATTTCAAAGAGTTCTTTCAATGGTTAAGCCAAAGTGTTTCTAGAGTGTCTCAATCAACAGTTGGTGATTCAGTAAAACTTGATACAGATGGTATTAAAAGTTGGGGTGAAATATAA
- a CDS encoding protein kinase domain-containing protein, translating to MTLLFLDTSVLAEEVDVIQRVILNHGIPVVTSIVLDELNHLKDSKNSSELVKSNARKFFREIKNSNFDKMKSFPNGFGLVNDDSLSKVKFHSHEIYLIQRNNFNNPSNRSLDNDLKIIMTAKSYNGVVLTLDNAFVARAKLENVQCYFWNNSPKKEQKNHNQRSSSPPTLKVEPYKIGVKANNNGHLISLRYMPNVGENVIGIKSRNIYQLTKQGKSGGEGKIFEIKNEPNIVAKIYHKDKLTTNKLEKLTLMTSKNIAIDGVCWPIELIKNEKGEVLGYIMPKADGKTIQTQIMTKPALLRNFPNLDRKNLVELCMDFLFMVRKLHDLNIIIGDINPNNILINKRGILYFVDTDSYQVENYPCPVGTVNFTAPEIQGKNYADFLRTKEHELFAVTTMLFMLLLPGKPPYAQQDGEEQSKNIRAMQFPYPFSDKSTGKAPEGPWRNIWSNLPYSVKECFYKTFSDNKRHTIEELINVMKKYYELLNKNHASNILFPDTLKILDPIDINCSKCDRVHVVSEKKYKDRQKQGKSMLCGDCLIEIRARNIQGSSKKENDNKIRKPYINVSTHQQTPPHQKSNNPYSNSSNLLSNILNLFFK from the coding sequence ATGACACTTTTATTTTTAGATACATCTGTTTTAGCAGAAGAAGTTGATGTTATTCAAAGAGTTATATTAAATCATGGCATTCCTGTTGTCACATCTATTGTATTGGATGAATTAAATCATTTAAAAGATAGTAAAAATAGTAGTGAATTAGTCAAATCCAATGCGCGAAAATTTTTTCGGGAAATTAAAAATAGTAACTTTGATAAAATGAAGTCTTTTCCAAACGGTTTTGGTCTAGTAAATGATGATAGTCTTTCAAAAGTAAAATTTCACAGCCATGAAATTTATTTAATACAACGAAACAATTTTAATAATCCTTCTAATAGAAGTTTAGATAATGACTTAAAAATCATCATGACAGCAAAAAGTTATAATGGTGTTGTTTTAACTTTGGACAACGCTTTTGTCGCAAGAGCAAAGCTGGAGAATGTTCAATGTTATTTTTGGAATAATTCACCAAAAAAAGAACAGAAAAACCATAACCAGAGAAGTTCATCACCTCCCACCCTTAAAGTAGAGCCTTATAAAATAGGAGTCAAAGCTAATAACAATGGACATTTAATTTCCTTAAGATATATGCCCAATGTGGGTGAAAACGTAATCGGAATAAAAAGCAGGAATATTTATCAATTAACTAAACAAGGAAAAAGTGGAGGTGAGGGGAAAATTTTCGAGATAAAAAACGAACCCAACATTGTAGCAAAAATATACCACAAAGATAAACTAACAACTAACAAATTAGAGAAGCTTACATTAATGACATCAAAAAACATTGCTATTGATGGAGTTTGTTGGCCTATTGAGCTTATAAAAAATGAAAAAGGAGAAGTTTTAGGTTATATTATGCCTAAAGCAGATGGAAAGACCATTCAAACACAAATAATGACAAAACCTGCTTTGTTAAGAAATTTTCCAAATCTAGATAGAAAAAATCTTGTTGAACTGTGCATGGATTTCTTGTTTATGGTCAGAAAACTACATGATTTAAATATAATTATTGGCGACATAAATCCAAACAACATTTTGATTAACAAGCGCGGCATTCTTTACTTTGTTGATACAGATAGCTATCAAGTAGAAAATTATCCTTGCCCAGTAGGGACAGTCAACTTCACAGCTCCTGAAATACAAGGAAAGAATTATGCTGATTTTTTAAGAACGAAAGAACATGAGTTATTTGCTGTTACAACCATGTTATTTATGTTGTTATTACCCGGAAAGCCTCCATATGCTCAACAGGATGGCGAAGAACAAAGTAAAAACATTAGAGCAATGCAATTTCCATATCCTTTTTCTGATAAATCCACAGGAAAAGCACCAGAAGGGCCATGGAGAAATATTTGGAGCAACTTACCCTATTCAGTAAAAGAGTGTTTTTATAAAACCTTTAGTGATAACAAACGACATACAATTGAAGAATTAATCAATGTCATGAAAAAATACTACGAACTTTTAAACAAAAATCATGCAAGTAATATTTTATTTCCTGACACATTAAAAATACTTGACCCAATTGATATAAACTGCTCAAAATGTGATAGAGTTCATGTGGTTTCTGAAAAAAAATATAAAGATCGTCAAAAACAAGGAAAAAGTATGCTTTGCGGGGATTGTCTGATAGAAATCAGAGCAAGGAATATACAGGGTTCTTCTAAGAAAGAAAACGATAATAAAATCAGAAAGCCTTACATAAATGTATCAACACACCAACAGACACCACCACATCAGAAATCAAACAACCCATACTCTAATTCGAGTAATCTTCTTAGCAATATTCTTAATCTTTTTTTCAAATAG
- a CDS encoding PP2C family serine/threonine-protein phosphatase, which produces MKIKIVKNIMIGRGHSSSNMPCQDSVYTNKGKKHLGIAVSDGAGSKKLSGIGSKIAAKQSIGYVSSYFSELYDITSEKLIADKIRSHIIKHIRKDKLFSSNDINDYSCTLVFVVIEKATNRYIAGHIGDGLIISRSEQEAFIFSHPHNGEYSNTTFFITENDAIDNFFIYKGELSKSTGFMVMTDGTSSSLYDNKTKLPAPAINTIFGWLDNESERKVQIALSNAMKDFFIKKTHDDCSIAILSLI; this is translated from the coding sequence ATGAAGATAAAAATAGTCAAAAATATCATGATAGGTAGAGGGCATAGTTCTAGTAACATGCCTTGCCAAGATTCAGTTTACACAAATAAAGGTAAAAAACATCTTGGCATCGCAGTTTCTGATGGTGCAGGCAGCAAAAAGCTATCAGGAATTGGTTCAAAAATAGCAGCCAAACAATCTATTGGATATGTTAGTAGTTACTTTTCTGAACTTTACGATATAACTAGCGAGAAATTAATTGCTGATAAAATTAGATCTCATATTATAAAACACATAAGAAAAGACAAATTATTTTCCTCAAATGATATTAATGACTATTCATGTACACTCGTGTTTGTTGTTATTGAAAAAGCAACGAATAGATATATAGCTGGTCACATAGGTGATGGCTTAATCATATCAAGAAGTGAACAGGAGGCTTTTATTTTCTCTCATCCTCATAATGGAGAGTATAGCAATACAACTTTTTTCATAACTGAAAATGATGCTATTGACAACTTCTTCATTTATAAGGGTGAGTTAAGTAAATCTACCGGATTTATGGTAATGACAGATGGTACTTCTAGCAGCCTATACGATAATAAGACGAAACTACCCGCTCCTGCAATAAATACAATATTTGGTTGGTTGGATAATGAAAGTGAACGAAAAGTTCAAATCGCATTATCAAATGCAATGAAAGATTTTTTCATTAAGAAAACACATGACGATTGTTCTATTGCAATATTGAGTTTGATTTAA
- a CDS encoding vWA domain-containing protein, translated as MNMRNTLTFTAIAWLVATTLSGCGETLDTKEKAEAKVAELVQTEIQPTQRENQYRANIQLTRTNLLAMLPDLAEYPLLLDVTDNNDTEVAEIFTSADKAGKGLDGVYLELAENFNQQRQTLSNGKKAAITIRKLDSGLGAQFIMTGQYIAEAYSPANALWGSLVNSSSNKLTTIADVTASSVGGVIARKTKLDLITTDGKLDVAKLLTNVSSGEFAMGYTNPYQSATGLNFLITVLDAFAKGDHSQMLSPDVASAFEAFQLGVPFVAQNTLQMRDAAMGSGVLDGFVGSEQTWLSATGMDDYQFVPFGVRHDNPLYATSEADPAELETLKLFANYIATQKSVLTKYGFETSPDFRDAYKIPDGNTLAQAQKLWKQKKSGGKPVAAVFVTDISGSMEGERIKNLKKALIESSDLISANNAIGLVSYNDTVNVDLPINPFNVQQKSLFNGAVEQLSVGGKTATYSATLVAANLLSEFKKTHPDYKTVIFVLSDGETNMGVDFEQTKTLLELVGIPIHTIAYELSSPELKEMASLAEGAYTESSAGSASFRIGNLLNSEM; from the coding sequence ATGAATATGCGCAACACCCTTACTTTCACCGCCATCGCTTGGTTAGTCGCCACCACGTTAAGCGGCTGTGGCGAAACCCTCGACACCAAAGAAAAAGCCGAAGCCAAAGTCGCCGAACTGGTACAAACCGAAATTCAGCCCACCCAGCGTGAAAATCAATACCGCGCCAATATCCAACTGACCCGCACCAATTTGCTGGCAATGTTGCCGGATTTAGCCGAATACCCGCTGTTGCTGGACGTAACCGACAATAATGACACCGAAGTCGCAGAAATTTTCACCTCTGCCGACAAAGCAGGCAAAGGCTTGGACGGCGTGTATCTGGAGTTAGCCGAAAATTTCAACCAACAACGCCAAACCCTGAGCAACGGTAAAAAAGCCGCGATTACCATCCGCAAACTCGATTCCGGGTTAGGGGCGCAATTCATTATGACCGGGCAATACATTGCCGAAGCGTATTCCCCCGCGAATGCCTTGTGGGGAAGTTTGGTGAATAGCAGCAGCAATAAACTTACCACCATTGCCGACGTAACTGCTTCCAGCGTCGGCGGGGTAATTGCGCGGAAAACCAAACTCGACCTGATTACCACCGATGGTAAGCTTGACGTTGCCAAATTGCTCACCAACGTCAGCAGCGGCGAATTTGCGATGGGTTACACCAACCCTTACCAATCCGCCACTGGCTTAAACTTCTTAATCACGGTGCTGGATGCGTTTGCGAAAGGCGATCACAGTCAAATGTTGTCGCCGGATGTTGCCAGCGCGTTTGAAGCCTTCCAGCTCGGTGTGCCGTTTGTGGCGCAAAACACCCTGCAAATGCGTGATGCCGCCATGGGCAGCGGCGTATTGGATGGTTTTGTGGGCAGCGAACAAACTTGGTTAAGTGCCACCGGCATGGATGATTACCAATTCGTGCCGTTCGGGGTACGCCACGACAATCCGCTGTACGCCACCAGCGAGGCTGACCCGGCGGAGTTGGAAACCTTGAAGCTGTTTGCTAACTACATTGCCACCCAAAAATCGGTACTAACCAAGTACGGCTTTGAAACCAGCCCCGATTTCCGCGATGCCTACAAAATTCCCGATGGCAACACCCTTGCCCAAGCGCAAAAACTTTGGAAACAGAAAAAGTCCGGTGGCAAACCGGTTGCGGCAGTGTTTGTTACCGATATTTCCGGCTCAATGGAAGGCGAACGCATTAAAAATCTGAAAAAAGCCCTGATCGAATCCTCCGACCTGATCAGTGCCAATAACGCGATTGGCTTGGTGTCGTACAACGATACCGTGAACGTGGATTTGCCGATTAACCCGTTCAACGTGCAACAAAAATCCTTGTTTAACGGCGCGGTGGAACAGCTTTCGGTGGGCGGCAAAACCGCAACTTACAGTGCCACTTTAGTGGCGGCGAATTTGCTGAGCGAATTCAAAAAGACCCACCCGGATTACAAAACCGTGATCTTCGTATTATCCGATGGCGAAACCAATATGGGCGTGGATTTCGAGCAAACCAAAACCTTGCTGGAATTGGTCGGCATCCCGATTCACACCATTGCTTACGAACTAAGCTCGCCCGAACTCAAGGAAATGGCGAGTCTGGCAGAAGGCGCGTATACCGAATCGAGTGCGGGTTCGGCCTCATTCCGCATCGGTAACTTGCTGAATTCGGAAATGTAA
- a CDS encoding AAA family ATPase, giving the protein MLQLDKALIHARKAELESTKHALKQHFVGIDPIIDELMDCIQVWYLMPELLKRPVIVNLWGMTGVGKTDLVRQLVKHLHFQDRFAEVELSNIGQTSWSSSVSSVLDDYGFHNGKPCIVLFDEIQRFNTIDSKGEQLPQTKFMDFWELLSDGHLSKKQKDDLDSFLHEYYQRERNAQRRRSKGEKEDEDDSPGYISTWDAVNLKKALNLDMEVVDMLDITEEEMVSMILTAKRKKVIYEPINHTQTLILISGNLDDAFHMSHQAAEADVDADIFHAFTTKVTLMNIKDALLRKFRPEQVARFGNIHLVYPSLRKQDFHTLITREIQRVQTDTFERTGIRLVTDVSMNQLIYRNGVFPVQGVRPLFSSVTDILEVNLSRLLLQALSDGIDTIHLSYSEERQAIVARLGEITTVEHPYVGRIDKIRQDNTQASVANISVHESGHAVAYMVLFGLVPLQLQSKVASSYASGFTFPHQLHRTRRTLLDMIKVYLAGGIAEELLFGHLEASTGRENDRERATELAMDYVRRYGFDDEFQATYTIEDYPHRMNTVVTDMDVEKMMMRLVSETKELLGQYVHCLHALSKALTEAGKLETDQVAAIAQQYDVAAEIKPEGHLHIADYAARLREPLVWRGRH; this is encoded by the coding sequence ATGTTACAACTTGATAAAGCCTTGATTCACGCTCGCAAAGCCGAGTTAGAATCCACCAAACACGCCCTGAAACAGCATTTCGTGGGGATCGACCCGATCATCGACGAGCTGATGGACTGCATCCAAGTCTGGTATCTAATGCCGGAATTGCTCAAGCGTCCCGTCATTGTGAACCTGTGGGGAATGACAGGGGTTGGCAAAACCGACTTAGTGCGCCAACTGGTCAAACACCTGCATTTTCAAGATCGCTTTGCCGAAGTGGAACTTTCCAATATTGGGCAAACCTCGTGGAGTTCGTCCGTTTCCAGCGTGTTAGACGATTACGGTTTTCATAACGGCAAACCGTGCATTGTGTTATTTGATGAAATTCAGCGCTTTAACACCATTGATTCCAAAGGCGAACAGTTGCCGCAAACCAAATTCATGGACTTTTGGGAACTGTTATCCGACGGGCATTTGTCCAAAAAGCAAAAAGATGACCTCGACAGTTTTCTGCACGAATATTATCAGCGCGAACGCAATGCCCAACGCCGCCGCAGCAAAGGCGAAAAAGAGGACGAAGACGACAGCCCCGGTTACATCAGCACCTGGGATGCGGTGAATCTGAAAAAAGCGCTGAATCTGGACATGGAAGTGGTGGATATGCTCGACATTACCGAAGAGGAAATGGTCAGCATGATTCTTACCGCCAAGCGCAAAAAAGTGATTTACGAACCCATTAATCACACCCAAACGCTGATTCTGATTTCGGGCAATTTGGATGACGCGTTTCACATGTCGCATCAAGCGGCGGAAGCGGATGTGGATGCGGATATTTTTCACGCCTTCACCACCAAAGTGACGCTGATGAATATTAAAGACGCGCTGCTACGTAAGTTCCGCCCGGAACAAGTGGCTCGGTTTGGCAATATCCACCTCGTTTACCCCAGTTTGCGCAAACAGGATTTTCACACGCTGATTACGCGGGAAATCCAGCGGGTACAAACCGACACGTTTGAGCGTACCGGCATTCGTTTGGTGACGGATGTGAGCATGAACCAGTTGATTTACCGTAATGGCGTATTTCCGGTGCAAGGGGTGCGCCCATTATTTTCCAGCGTGACCGATATTTTGGAAGTCAATTTGTCGCGCTTATTACTGCAAGCCCTCAGCGACGGTATTGACACCATTCACCTGAGCTATTCCGAAGAACGCCAAGCGATTGTGGCACGGTTAGGTGAGATCACCACAGTGGAACACCCGTATGTGGGGCGCATCGACAAAATTCGGCAGGACAATACCCAAGCATCCGTGGCGAATATCAGCGTGCATGAATCCGGTCATGCGGTGGCTTACATGGTGCTGTTCGGTTTGGTGCCGTTGCAATTGCAAAGCAAGGTTGCCAGCAGCTACGCGAGCGGTTTCACCTTCCCACACCAATTGCACCGCACACGGCGCACCTTGCTGGATATGATCAAGGTGTATCTGGCGGGCGGCATTGCGGAAGAATTGCTGTTTGGGCATTTGGAAGCATCGACCGGGCGTGAAAATGACCGCGAACGCGCCACGGAATTGGCGATGGATTATGTGCGCCGTTACGGTTTCGACGATGAATTTCAAGCCACGTACACCATCGAAGATTACCCACACCGCATGAATACCGTGGTGACGGATATGGATGTGGAAAAAATGATGATGCGTCTGGTCAGCGAAACCAAGGAGTTACTGGGGCAATACGTGCATTGCTTACACGCCCTTTCCAAAGCACTAACCGAAGCGGGTAAGCTGGAAACAGACCAAGTGGCGGCGATTGCGCAACAGTATGATGTTGCTGCTGAGATTAAGCCGGAAGGTCATTTGCACATTGCGGATTATGCGGCGCGGTTGCGGGAACCGTTGGTGTGGCGCGGGCGGCATTAA
- a CDS encoding DUF6988 family protein: MTLTSDELQQLLRRSALLDAALIRFVPAHFKGVSDRVASSRIMCGVGFEHAESVKILITNDNFTSAISLLRLQYEALVRAVWLQYAASDKVTQRLMGEFTHEKAKQADRLSMMTQMLQELEGKAPSDIMNLLLQFKEYSWKPLSSYVHGGIHVLNRHSKGYPPFLIHQAVRASNSVSIILAMHLAQISGEPKQMLLLSTLQVTFADCLLESHAQTVAKHLIIKPVKRNTEQ; the protein is encoded by the coding sequence ATGACCCTAACGAGTGACGAACTCCAACAGTTATTAAGGCGCTCAGCATTACTGGATGCGGCTCTGATACGTTTTGTACCTGCCCATTTTAAGGGCGTATCTGACCGCGTGGCTTCCAGCCGTATTATGTGCGGGGTCGGCTTTGAACACGCTGAGAGTGTCAAAATACTGATTACTAACGATAACTTTACTTCAGCAATCAGCCTGTTACGGCTTCAGTATGAAGCACTGGTACGTGCGGTATGGCTGCAATACGCGGCGAGTGACAAGGTAACACAGAGACTCATGGGGGAATTCACTCACGAAAAAGCCAAACAAGCCGATAGATTATCGATGATGACTCAGATGCTACAGGAACTGGAAGGCAAAGCGCCCTCGGATATAATGAACTTGCTGCTGCAATTCAAAGAGTATTCATGGAAACCCCTGAGTTCTTACGTACACGGCGGCATTCATGTATTAAACCGTCATAGCAAAGGCTATCCTCCTTTTTTGATTCATCAAGCGGTACGCGCCTCCAACAGTGTGTCTATTATCTTAGCCATGCACTTAGCGCAAATTTCTGGTGAACCTAAGCAGATGTTGCTGTTATCAACCCTGCAAGTCACATTTGCCGATTGTTTGCTGGAATCTCATGCGCAAACGGTGGCGAAACATCTCATCATTAAACCAGTCAAGCGCAACACGGAGCAGTAG